In Streptomyces nodosus, one DNA window encodes the following:
- a CDS encoding class I SAM-dependent methyltransferase → MTMGFSGEVAEYYAKFRRGYPPEVFDALRTAFALTTGDTVLDLGCGTGQLAVPLASRVRSVIGMDPEPDMLRLAREAAVRHGVLNATWVLGADTDVRALGELMGQRSLGMAVIGQALHWMQHEELFRALSPLFRSGGGVAVVSNGTPLWLQDSDWSRALRACLERHFGTSLKASCGSDASDRLRYAQALEAAGFERVHEIAIEYSDELSFDQLIGGVYSAIPAGELPGPDDRPAFAQSIRQSLPPVRRFSEEVRVSLLVGRIA, encoded by the coding sequence ATGACCATGGGGTTCAGCGGTGAAGTTGCCGAGTACTACGCGAAGTTCCGACGTGGCTATCCGCCTGAGGTATTCGACGCGCTGCGCACAGCCTTCGCACTGACCACAGGTGACACCGTCCTTGACCTCGGATGCGGTACTGGTCAGCTGGCTGTGCCCTTGGCTTCCCGGGTTCGCTCGGTCATCGGCATGGATCCCGAGCCGGACATGCTTCGGCTCGCGAGGGAAGCAGCCGTGAGGCATGGCGTGCTCAACGCGACGTGGGTCCTTGGTGCCGATACCGACGTTCGCGCGCTCGGTGAGCTGATGGGACAGCGGTCGCTGGGGATGGCAGTCATCGGGCAGGCGCTTCACTGGATGCAGCACGAGGAGCTCTTCCGTGCGCTGTCGCCGCTCTTCCGCTCAGGAGGGGGCGTCGCCGTCGTCTCGAACGGAACTCCCTTGTGGCTGCAGGACAGCGATTGGTCACGCGCACTGCGTGCCTGTCTCGAACGTCATTTCGGTACGAGCCTGAAGGCGTCCTGCGGCTCCGACGCGTCAGATCGGCTCCGATACGCGCAAGCGCTGGAGGCCGCCGGATTCGAGCGGGTTCACGAGATCGCGATCGAATACAGCGACGAGCTGAGCTTCGACCAGCTCATCGGCGGGGTCTACTCTGCCATTCCCGCAGGTGAGCTGCCCGGCCCCGACGACCGTCCTGCGTTCGCGCAGAGCATCCGACAGTCACTGCCACCGGTCCGACGCTTCTCCGAAGAGGTCAGAGTCTCCTTGCTCGTGGGCCGGATCGCATAA
- a CDS encoding MMPL family transporter, whose amino-acid sequence MGAVEGTQRTRRGRFVPWTLLAMWLVVLALASPLAGKLSGVQQNRNVDYLPASADSTQVAVVQDKLPGGESTDMVVVYHRDGGLTGADRRTAAAQIDEIAAAHKLSAQPQAVPSKDGTTLMYPVSTTEPGQDKKAKNALVDDVREIVDGTGGLTAEVGGSAGLQADSGKVFESLDGPLLYTTVAVVAVLLIVIYRSPLLWLVPLVAAGAADFTAMAVAYGLHTWFGTTVTGASSGMMTILVFGAGTDYALLLVSRYREELRHIERPYDAMRAALRGSGPAVLASSGTVAAGLLCLLAADLNSTRGMGPLGTVGVLCALLAMTTLLPALLVLLGRRVFWPLVPAFGSEPKQRRSMFAAIGSSAGRRPVTVLITGAAVLGALALGTLNLQGRMKNENSFVGTPESIAAAHTLAAAYPGLGSQPIAVVVPSAKADQALEGIRGTRGVATAEPRRSGAGWTEIAVTADSPPESAGETATIRALRSGPAGQLGGHVGGPSAQLIDLKASNAGDRDIVVPLVLVSVLLILIVLLRSLIAPLLLVGAVVAVWGAALGIGGLVFEPVLGIEGNDPALPVLSFVFLVALGVDYGIFLMHRMREYALSGLAPEAAALKALRTTGGVIASAGLVLAATFSVLTTMPLASLVEMGFVIAVGVLLDTFLVRTFLVTSAGVALGRALWWPGPLSKEPPARESRPALPVQESAELR is encoded by the coding sequence ATGGGGGCCGTAGAGGGAACGCAGAGGACGCGCCGGGGGCGGTTCGTGCCCTGGACCTTGCTGGCGATGTGGCTGGTGGTGCTGGCGCTCGCCTCGCCGTTGGCCGGGAAGCTCTCCGGGGTGCAGCAGAACCGGAACGTCGACTATCTGCCCGCGAGCGCCGACTCCACCCAGGTCGCCGTGGTCCAGGACAAGCTGCCCGGCGGCGAGTCCACGGACATGGTCGTGGTGTACCACCGTGACGGCGGGCTGACCGGGGCCGACCGGCGCACCGCCGCCGCACAGATCGACGAGATCGCCGCCGCGCACAAGCTCAGCGCACAGCCGCAGGCCGTCCCGTCCAAGGACGGCACCACGCTGATGTACCCCGTCTCCACCACCGAGCCAGGTCAGGACAAGAAGGCCAAGAACGCCCTGGTCGACGACGTCCGTGAGATCGTCGACGGCACGGGCGGGCTGACGGCCGAGGTCGGCGGGTCCGCCGGACTGCAGGCCGACTCCGGCAAGGTCTTCGAGTCGCTGGACGGCCCGTTGCTCTACACCACCGTCGCGGTGGTCGCCGTGCTGCTCATCGTCATCTACCGCAGCCCCCTGCTCTGGCTCGTCCCCCTGGTCGCCGCCGGTGCCGCCGACTTCACCGCGATGGCGGTCGCCTACGGACTGCACACCTGGTTCGGCACCACCGTCACCGGCGCGAGCAGCGGCATGATGACCATCCTGGTCTTCGGCGCGGGTACCGACTACGCCCTGCTGCTGGTCTCCCGCTACCGCGAGGAACTGCGCCACATCGAGCGGCCGTACGACGCCATGCGCGCCGCCCTGCGCGGCAGCGGCCCCGCCGTCCTCGCCTCCTCCGGCACCGTCGCCGCCGGCCTGCTCTGTCTGCTGGCCGCCGATCTGAACAGCACCCGTGGCATGGGCCCGCTCGGCACCGTCGGTGTGCTCTGCGCGCTGCTGGCCATGACGACCCTGCTGCCCGCGCTGCTGGTCCTCCTCGGCCGCCGGGTGTTCTGGCCGCTGGTGCCGGCCTTCGGCAGCGAGCCGAAACAGCGGCGGTCGATGTTCGCGGCCATCGGCAGCTCGGCCGGCCGCCGACCGGTCACCGTGCTGATCACCGGCGCGGCGGTGCTCGGGGCCCTGGCGCTGGGCACCCTCAACCTCCAGGGCAGGATGAAGAACGAGAACTCCTTCGTCGGCACCCCGGAGTCGATCGCCGCCGCGCACACCCTGGCCGCCGCCTACCCGGGGCTCGGCAGCCAGCCCATCGCGGTGGTCGTGCCGTCCGCCAAGGCCGACCAGGCCCTCGAAGGGATCCGCGGTACCCGGGGCGTGGCCACCGCGGAGCCCCGCCGCAGCGGTGCCGGCTGGACCGAGATCGCGGTGACCGCCGACTCCCCGCCGGAGTCCGCCGGTGAGACCGCCACCATCCGGGCCCTGCGCTCCGGACCGGCCGGGCAGCTCGGCGGTCATGTCGGCGGGCCCAGCGCCCAGCTGATCGACCTCAAGGCATCCAACGCAGGTGACCGCGACATCGTCGTCCCGCTCGTCCTGGTCTCCGTCCTGCTCATCCTGATCGTCCTGCTGCGGAGCCTGATCGCCCCGCTGCTCCTCGTCGGCGCGGTCGTCGCCGTATGGGGCGCGGCGCTCGGCATCGGCGGGCTGGTCTTCGAGCCGGTGCTCGGTATCGAGGGCAACGACCCTGCCCTGCCGGTGCTGTCCTTCGTGTTCCTGGTGGCGCTCGGCGTCGACTACGGCATCTTCCTGATGCACCGGATGCGTGAGTACGCGCTGTCCGGCCTGGCGCCCGAGGCGGCGGCGCTCAAGGCGCTGCGCACCACCGGCGGTGTCATCGCCTCCGCGGGCCTGGTGCTGGCGGCGACCTTCTCGGTGCTGACCACCATGCCGCTGGCGTCGCTGGTGGAGATGGGCTTTGTGATCGCGGTGGGCGTGCTGCTGGACACCTTCCTCGTGCGGACCTTTCTGGTCACCTCGGCCGGCGTGGCGCTGGGCCGGGCGCTGTGGTGGCCCGGGCCGCTGTCCAAGGAACCGCCCGCGCGGGAGAGCCGGCCGGCTCTCCCGGTGCAGGAGTCGGCGGAGCTGCGCTGA
- a CDS encoding aldehyde dehydrogenase family protein — protein sequence MTSTHAFWLAGRQATGETTFDVTSPWDGRLVAQVSVPTEAQVEEAVAAAYAVRDEFAATPAHVRAAALDHVSKRLIERTEEIAQLISAENGKPIKWARGEVGRAVSVFRFAAEEARRFNGGEAQRLDTDLGGQGRLALTRRFPKGVVLGIAPFNFPLNLCAHKIAPAIAAGAPIVLKPAPATPLSGLIIGELLAETELPAGSWSILPVTNDRMPALVQDERLPVISFTGSDKVGYAIMDSVPRKHLTLELGGNGAAVVLADWASDEDLDWAANRIATFSNYQGGQSCISVQRVIADAAVYDRLLPRIVAAVEAQVTGDPSDAATDVGPLVSEDAAKRVESWVDEAVGAGATLLTGGKRDGASYAPTVLTDVPAEVTISCEEVFGPVLTVQKVDGEAAAFAAVNASKYGLQAGVFTHDLQAAFRAHRSLEVGGVVIGDVPSYRADQMPYGGAKQSGVGREGVKFAMDDYTYERVLVLTGLAL from the coding sequence ATGACCTCCACCCACGCCTTCTGGCTCGCCGGCCGCCAGGCCACCGGTGAGACCACCTTCGACGTCACCTCCCCGTGGGACGGCCGTCTCGTCGCCCAGGTCAGCGTTCCGACCGAGGCCCAGGTCGAGGAGGCCGTGGCCGCGGCGTACGCCGTGCGCGACGAGTTCGCCGCCACCCCGGCGCATGTCCGGGCCGCCGCCCTGGACCATGTGTCCAAGCGGCTCATAGAGCGCACCGAGGAGATCGCCCAGCTGATCTCCGCCGAGAACGGCAAGCCCATCAAGTGGGCCCGCGGCGAGGTCGGCCGTGCTGTGTCGGTGTTCCGGTTCGCCGCGGAGGAGGCCCGTCGCTTCAACGGCGGCGAGGCCCAGCGCCTGGACACCGACCTCGGCGGCCAGGGCCGTCTGGCGCTGACCCGCCGCTTCCCCAAGGGTGTCGTCCTCGGTATCGCGCCGTTCAACTTCCCGCTGAACCTGTGCGCCCACAAGATCGCCCCGGCCATCGCCGCCGGCGCCCCGATCGTCCTCAAGCCGGCGCCTGCTACCCCGCTGTCCGGCCTGATCATCGGTGAGCTGCTCGCCGAGACCGAACTGCCCGCCGGCTCCTGGTCGATCCTCCCGGTCACCAACGACCGTATGCCCGCCCTGGTCCAGGACGAGCGCCTGCCGGTCATCTCCTTCACCGGCTCCGACAAGGTCGGCTACGCGATCATGGACTCGGTGCCGCGCAAGCACCTCACCCTGGAGCTGGGCGGCAATGGCGCGGCCGTCGTGCTCGCCGACTGGGCGAGCGACGAGGACCTGGACTGGGCCGCGAACCGCATCGCCACTTTCTCCAACTACCAGGGCGGCCAGTCCTGCATCTCCGTCCAGCGGGTGATCGCCGATGCCGCGGTCTACGACCGGCTGCTGCCGAGGATCGTCGCCGCCGTCGAGGCCCAGGTCACCGGTGACCCCTCCGACGCCGCGACCGACGTGGGCCCGCTGGTCAGCGAGGACGCCGCCAAGCGCGTCGAGTCCTGGGTCGACGAGGCCGTGGGCGCCGGTGCCACGCTCCTGACCGGTGGCAAGCGCGACGGCGCCTCGTACGCCCCCACCGTCCTCACCGATGTGCCGGCCGAGGTCACGATCTCCTGCGAGGAGGTCTTCGGACCCGTCCTCACCGTGCAGAAGGTCGACGGCGAGGCCGCCGCCTTCGCCGCCGTCAACGCCTCCAAGTACGGCCTCCAGGCGGGTGTGTTCACCCATGACCTCCAGGCCGCCTTCCGCGCCCACCGGTCCCTCGAGGTCGGCGGCGTCGTCATCGGCGACGTGCCCTCCTACCGCGCCGACCAGATGCCGTACGGCGGCGCCAAGCAGTCCGGAGTCGGCCGCGAGGGCGTCAAGTTCGCCATGGACGACTACACCTACGAGCGTGTCCTGGTCCTGACGGGCCTCGCCCTCTGA
- a CDS encoding GNAT family N-acetyltransferase — MTLLTHWPLAGLRLTTPRLELRLPNLDDLAALASLAADGVHDPTVQPFTVAWTDVAPEQRARSVLQYHWRCWGEWQPENWELNLVVVRDGIVVGTQGIGARDFSIRREVGTGSWLGRAYHRQGLGTEMRAAVLHLAFAGLGAQYATSGAYADNAASLEVSRKLGYREDGIERHSVRAKPAVLRRLRLTAEQWQQHQLVPVQMEGLPECLPWFGLA; from the coding sequence ATGACCCTGCTGACCCACTGGCCGCTTGCGGGCCTCCGGTTGACCACGCCGCGGCTGGAGCTGCGGTTGCCGAACCTGGATGATCTCGCCGCGTTGGCTTCGTTGGCCGCCGATGGTGTGCATGACCCGACGGTGCAGCCGTTCACTGTGGCATGGACCGATGTCGCGCCCGAGCAGCGTGCTCGGAGTGTCCTGCAGTACCACTGGCGCTGCTGGGGCGAGTGGCAGCCGGAGAACTGGGAGCTGAACCTGGTGGTCGTGCGAGACGGAATTGTCGTGGGTACACAGGGCATCGGTGCCCGGGACTTTTCGATCCGCCGTGAAGTAGGCACTGGTTCCTGGCTGGGCAGGGCCTATCACCGCCAGGGACTGGGGACTGAGATGCGCGCGGCTGTCCTCCACCTGGCCTTCGCTGGACTCGGTGCACAGTACGCCACTTCTGGGGCATATGCGGACAATGCGGCCTCGCTGGAGGTTTCACGCAAGCTCGGCTATCGCGAGGACGGCATCGAGCGTCATTCCGTACGCGCCAAGCCCGCCGTGCTGCGCAGGCTCCGCCTCACTGCTGAACAGTGGCAACAACACCAGCTGGTTCCCGTGCAGATGGAAGGGCTGCCGGAGTGCCTGCCATGGTTCGGCCTGGCGTGA
- a CDS encoding helix-turn-helix domain-containing protein, whose translation MSEVVRQPDGVEQAEAPGREAGPGAAPEPGTGILRVFGRQLKRFRLRAGLERAELGARTGYSVSTIAAYEQGRRVPPPRFIDAVDELLDAGGVLQEMKEEVARAQYPAFFRDAARLEAEAVELHVYDTHLINGLLQTQEYARAVFQMRRPPLGEETIEQRVAARMLRQEILSRWPAPLMSFVIEEAVLRRPIGGTEVCRGQLEQILVTGRNRSVEIQVMPLQREDHAGLAGPFTLIETKAGQRIAYVEVQKSSSLYTERTTVRELEAQYGIIRAQALTPRESMAFIEELLGDL comes from the coding sequence ATGAGTGAAGTGGTGCGGCAGCCGGACGGGGTTGAGCAGGCGGAGGCGCCGGGCCGGGAGGCTGGGCCGGGGGCGGCGCCGGAGCCGGGGACGGGCATTCTGCGAGTTTTCGGGCGGCAGTTGAAGAGATTCAGGCTGCGGGCGGGCCTGGAGCGGGCCGAGTTGGGGGCACGCACCGGGTACTCGGTGTCCACGATCGCCGCGTACGAGCAGGGGAGACGGGTGCCACCGCCCCGGTTCATCGACGCGGTGGACGAACTGCTGGACGCGGGCGGAGTGCTGCAGGAGATGAAGGAGGAGGTGGCGCGGGCCCAGTACCCGGCGTTCTTCCGGGACGCGGCGCGCTTGGAGGCTGAGGCGGTCGAACTGCACGTGTACGACACCCACTTGATCAACGGACTCCTGCAGACACAGGAGTATGCGCGTGCCGTGTTCCAGATGCGTCGACCGCCCTTGGGCGAGGAGACGATCGAGCAGAGGGTGGCCGCCCGGATGCTCAGACAGGAGATCCTGTCGCGGTGGCCCGCCCCGCTGATGAGTTTTGTCATCGAGGAGGCGGTGTTGCGCCGCCCCATCGGGGGAACCGAGGTCTGCCGCGGGCAACTCGAGCAGATCCTGGTCACCGGGCGGAATCGCAGCGTCGAGATCCAGGTCATGCCGCTGCAACGGGAGGACCACGCGGGACTCGCAGGCCCGTTCACCCTGATCGAGACCAAGGCGGGGCAGCGCATCGCCTACGTGGAAGTGCAGAAGAGCAGCTCCCTGTACACCGAGCGGACAACCGTTCGGGAGCTTGAGGCGCAGTATGGAATCATCCGGGCTCAGGCTCTCACTCCACGGGAGTCGATGGCTTTCATCGAGGAATTGCTGGGAGACCTATGA
- a CDS encoding response regulator, giving the protein MTEVIRVVLADDQHLVRSAFAMLITATPHMEVVGEACHGGEAVELARTARADVVVMDIRMPRLDGIEATRRIASDEDLAGVKVLVLTTYDTDEHIIEALRAGASGFLVKDTRPQDLLDAIRTVAAGEALLSPGPTARLIERVLRHPPGTVPAPGRPGALGELSPREREVLTLVARGLNNTEIADALVLSPLTAKTHVSRIMGKLGARDRAQLVVLAYESGLIVPGGSGGSGGA; this is encoded by the coding sequence ATGACGGAGGTCATCCGGGTGGTGCTGGCCGACGACCAGCACCTCGTACGCTCCGCCTTCGCGATGCTCATCACCGCCACCCCCCATATGGAGGTCGTGGGCGAGGCCTGCCACGGCGGGGAAGCCGTGGAACTCGCCCGCACCGCACGGGCCGACGTGGTCGTGATGGACATCCGCATGCCCCGGCTCGACGGCATCGAGGCCACCCGGCGGATCGCCTCCGACGAGGACCTCGCCGGGGTGAAGGTTCTCGTCCTCACCACCTACGACACCGACGAGCACATCATCGAGGCCCTGCGCGCCGGGGCCTCCGGGTTCCTGGTGAAGGACACCAGGCCCCAGGACCTGCTCGACGCCATCCGTACCGTCGCGGCCGGCGAGGCCCTGCTCTCCCCGGGCCCCACCGCCCGCCTCATCGAGCGGGTCCTCAGACACCCTCCGGGCACCGTGCCCGCGCCGGGCCGGCCGGGGGCCCTGGGTGAGCTCTCGCCCCGCGAGCGCGAGGTCCTGACCCTGGTCGCCCGCGGCCTGAACAACACCGAGATCGCCGACGCCCTCGTCCTCTCCCCGCTGACCGCCAAGACTCATGTGAGCCGCATCATGGGCAAGCTGGGAGCGCGTGACCGGGCGCAGTTGGTGGTGCTCGCCTATGAATCCGGACTGATCGTTCCCGGCGGATCGGGCGGATCGGGCGGTGCGTGA
- a CDS encoding DUF397 domain-containing protein: protein MKTVGELTWVKSTYSSGEGGQCVEVALGVPAVHVRDSKDTARPGLAVGQDAWAMFTGYAVDQIG, encoded by the coding sequence ATGAAGACCGTCGGGGAACTGACTTGGGTCAAGAGCACCTACAGCAGCGGTGAGGGCGGCCAGTGCGTCGAGGTGGCCCTCGGCGTTCCCGCCGTGCACGTCCGGGACTCCAAGGACACCGCCCGCCCCGGGCTGGCCGTCGGCCAGGACGCCTGGGCGATGTTCACCGGATACGCCGTCGACCAGATCGGCTGA
- a CDS encoding sensor histidine kinase: MKDVVTVGVRPERRRLKRPTRRDWLTCAVVGALTTATAFLPHSDGKVTDALGWVLVAAMVLLTAWRRLYPLGALLALVPLQLTYHLLGNAPTTPVVASMLIIYSLAVAGPRRRTLVVVPTLLALALTMMLTVNVHKGLELVRTSGWIVACTLLGEAVRVHRSYVGAIVERAERAERTREETAARRVAEERLRIARDLHDLLAHSITLIGVQTSVAAHVLNADPARLDRATLAQALDGIADTCREARGELKRTLEVLRAEEGSGPPPGLGSLADLGRAAESAGAVVSLSVTADGGVPPAVGATAYRIVQQGLTNAVQHGGPAVGVKVSVVLDEASSALLVDVVDDGPVTDGPVTDGPVTDGALTDGAAADRTPGFGLVGMRERARSVGGTVAAGPRTDGPGFAVRAVLPCARAAE, encoded by the coding sequence ATGAAGGACGTGGTGACCGTGGGAGTACGCCCGGAGCGGCGCCGGCTCAAGCGGCCGACGCGGCGGGACTGGCTGACCTGCGCCGTCGTCGGCGCGCTGACGACGGCGACGGCGTTCCTCCCGCACAGCGACGGCAAGGTGACCGACGCCCTGGGCTGGGTGCTGGTGGCGGCCATGGTGCTGCTCACGGCGTGGCGCCGGCTGTACCCGCTCGGGGCGCTGCTGGCGCTGGTGCCCCTGCAGCTCACCTATCACCTGTTGGGCAACGCGCCCACGACGCCGGTGGTGGCCTCCATGCTCATCATCTACTCGCTGGCGGTGGCCGGCCCGCGCCGCCGCACGTTGGTCGTCGTCCCGACCCTGCTGGCGCTCGCCCTGACGATGATGCTCACCGTGAACGTGCACAAAGGTCTCGAGCTGGTCCGCACCTCCGGCTGGATCGTGGCGTGCACACTGCTCGGCGAGGCGGTACGGGTGCACCGCAGCTATGTGGGCGCCATCGTGGAGCGGGCGGAGCGGGCCGAGCGGACACGCGAGGAGACGGCCGCCCGCCGGGTCGCCGAGGAACGGCTGCGCATCGCCCGCGATCTGCATGATCTCCTCGCCCACAGCATCACCCTCATCGGCGTGCAGACCTCCGTGGCCGCGCATGTGCTGAACGCCGACCCGGCGCGGCTCGACCGCGCCACCCTGGCCCAGGCACTGGACGGCATCGCCGACACCTGCCGGGAGGCCCGGGGCGAGCTGAAGCGGACGCTGGAGGTGCTGCGGGCGGAGGAGGGCAGCGGACCGCCGCCGGGCCTCGGCTCACTGGCCGACCTCGGCAGGGCAGCCGAGTCGGCGGGGGCCGTGGTGTCCCTGTCCGTCACGGCGGACGGCGGGGTGCCCCCGGCGGTCGGGGCGACGGCGTACCGCATCGTCCAGCAGGGGCTGACCAACGCGGTCCAGCACGGCGGGCCCGCGGTCGGCGTCAAGGTTTCCGTCGTGCTGGACGAGGCGTCGTCGGCACTGCTGGTGGACGTCGTGGACGACGGCCCGGTCACGGACGGCCCGGTCACGGACGGCCCGGTCACGGACGGCGCGCTCACGGACGGCGCGGCCGCGGACCGGACGCCCGGCTTCGGCCTCGTCGGTATGCGGGAGCGGGCCCGCAGTGTCGGCGGTACGGTCGCGGCCGGCCCGCGGACCGACGGCCCGGGCTTCGCGGTCCGCGCGGTGCTGCCCTGCGCGCGGGCCGCGGAATGA